Genomic window (Opitutaceae bacterium):
GGGGCCGTGCTCGATCTGGTGGGATTTGCGGCGGCGACCGCGCACCGCGGGATTCCGCTGGTTCGTCTGCCCAGCACGAGCCTGAGCCAGGGCGACGGCGGCGTCGGCGTGAAGAGCGGGGTGAACTATTTTGGAAAGAAGAACTGGCTCGGAGCCTTTGGCGTCCCGCACGCGGTGATCAACGACCTTTCGCTGCTGAAGGGCCTGCCGGAACGCGAGCGCCGTGTGGGCCTGGTCGAGGCCGTCAAGGTGGCGCTCATCCGCGACGCCCGTTTCTTCGAGTCGATCGCCGCCCAGGCCAGGGAGCTTGCGGCGTTCGAGACGGATGCGTTCGAGCGCGTGATCTGCGAGAGCGCGCGCCAGCACATCGAGCACATTGCAACGGCGGGGGACCCCTTCGAGCGCGGCTCGGCGCGTCCGCTCGATTTCGGCCACTGGGCCGCGCACAAGCTGGAGCAGTTGTCGCAGTTTGAACTGTCCCACGGCGAGGCCGTGGCGGTGGGCATGGCCATGGACCTCATCTATGCGCGCCGCGCCGGCCTGCTCAGCCGTCACGATTCGGACCGCGTGCTCGAACTTCTGCGCGACCTCGGTTTCGCGCTGTATTCGCCGCTGCTGGAGCTGCGCGGGCGCTCCGGATCTCGCCTGGTGCTCGACGGACTCGAGGAGTTTCGCGAGCATCTCGGGGGGCGGCTCTCGATTCCGATGATCCGCGCCCCCGGGCAGCGCATGGAGGTGCATGAGATGGATGGAAAATGCGTTGAGGCGGCGATCGACGAATTGAAGACGCGCCATGGCTGAGCGCACCGCGGTCATCAACGTCGTCGGACTGACCCCGCGTATCCTCGGTGCGGATACACCCAATCTGTCTGCGGCCTCCATGCGCGGCGGCCTCCTGCGCGTCAGGCCCGTGCTGCCGGCGGTGACCTGCACCGTGCAGAGCACCTACCTGACCGGACTGCCTCCCTCGGGCCACGGCTGCGTGGCGAACGGATGGTATGACCGGACGCTGGCGGAGCATCATTTCTGGAAGCAGTCGAATCACCTGGTCGAAGGGCGCAAACTCTGGGAGACCCTGCGCGACCGGCGTCCCGGATACACGTGCGCAAAGCTGTTCTGGTGGTACAACATGTACTCGAGCGCCGACTGGACGATCACCCCCCGTCCCATGTACCCGGCCGACGGACGGAAGGTCTTCGACATCTACACGCAGCCGATGGACATGCGGGAGCGGATCAAGGCGGATCTCGGCGAGTTTCCTTTTCCGGCGTTCTGGGGTCCGATGGCGGGCATCGCCTCCTCGGAGTGGATTGCGCGTTCGGCGGAGTGGATTGAGGAGCGCCACCGGCCGGACCTGTCGCTCGTCTATCTGCCGCACCTCGACTACAATCTGCAGCGACTCGGACCCGACGATCCGCGCCTTCGCGAGGATGTGCGCGCGATCGATCGTCTGGCGGGAAGGCTCAT
Coding sequences:
- a CDS encoding 3-dehydroquinate synthase, with the translated sequence MAEILNSVSFPIPVRQEHRLIITRDVFDSGNEVLGGVLTPRELGEQVRALVFWDRGLEKAFPGYGARISAWFSSRSEGVHLAAAPVGLDGGERVKNDFSQLERIWRVIESAGLCRHSYIVAIGGGAVLDLVGFAAATAHRGIPLVRLPSTSLSQGDGGVGVKSGVNYFGKKNWLGAFGVPHAVINDLSLLKGLPERERRVGLVEAVKVALIRDARFFESIAAQARELAAFETDAFERVICESARQHIEHIATAGDPFERGSARPLDFGHWAAHKLEQLSQFELSHGEAVAVGMAMDLIYARRAGLLSRHDSDRVLELLRDLGFALYSPLLELRGRSGSRLVLDGLEEFREHLGGRLSIPMIRAPGQRMEVHEMDGKCVEAAIDELKTRHG